The proteins below are encoded in one region of Alkalinema sp. FACHB-956:
- a CDS encoding proton extrusion protein PcxA, protein MVSFLSRLRVYLQRAEQWYLTTPDRALDEAYDAALMIQALENEHFGGQKISPNHSQVGQETYAYFEQELNKHLKTIRLRLSEFRLSRSTLNVTNPKADRQLPQSGSGESYSTPPESGRLVRPSKERTAISLEKLQFVDQILARYQVSRGNVSTALVPLDAPTTPYGSPATPPRSGNLPINNYNGSANLSGSANLSAQILADQQARTARKSDTLSNLETISDKTGVLPRSILGTIGRLKQELDPNAEYEVMQDFQVKRQRTKMAIRFILTLVAVPILVQVSVRNVALSDRFIPGHWISRQFTITNPNKIFLNGEMTEQALKSLTTFEERMKFETLLRETLGLEAPEVEAQEEKVRDRVKAIAKDYSHRSANAIKNWIADLSGVIAFIFILTRGQAQIEAVKGFIDEIVYGLSDSAKAFIIILFTDVFVGFHSPHGWEVILEGVSEHLGIPPSRNFIFLFIATFPVILDTIFKYWIFRYLNRISPSAVATYKEMNE, encoded by the coding sequence ATGGTTAGTTTTCTTTCTCGCCTTCGTGTTTATCTGCAACGCGCTGAACAATGGTATCTGACCACACCCGATCGGGCACTGGATGAAGCCTATGATGCCGCCTTAATGATTCAGGCATTGGAAAACGAGCACTTTGGAGGACAAAAAATCAGTCCGAACCATAGTCAGGTGGGACAGGAAACCTATGCTTACTTTGAGCAGGAACTCAACAAACACCTCAAAACCATTCGCCTACGGTTATCTGAGTTTCGCTTGAGTCGATCGACCCTCAATGTCACCAATCCCAAAGCCGATCGCCAATTACCCCAATCTGGGAGTGGCGAGAGTTACAGCACCCCGCCGGAGTCTGGACGCTTAGTGCGCCCCAGCAAAGAACGGACAGCCATCTCCTTGGAAAAGTTACAGTTTGTCGATCAAATTCTGGCCCGGTATCAGGTGTCGCGGGGTAATGTCTCTACGGCTTTGGTTCCCCTGGACGCACCAACAACGCCCTATGGATCACCCGCCACCCCGCCCCGATCGGGGAATTTGCCCATCAACAACTACAATGGCAGCGCCAATTTATCCGGCAGCGCCAATTTATCCGCTCAGATCCTGGCTGATCAGCAGGCTAGGACTGCTAGAAAGTCGGATACGCTGAGTAATCTGGAAACCATTTCCGATAAGACGGGAGTGTTGCCCCGATCGATTTTGGGAACGATCGGTCGGCTGAAACAGGAACTCGATCCCAATGCCGAATATGAAGTCATGCAAGACTTTCAGGTCAAGCGGCAACGGACAAAAATGGCCATTCGCTTCATCCTGACGCTGGTTGCAGTCCCGATTTTGGTGCAAGTGTCTGTGCGGAATGTGGCGTTGTCCGATCGGTTTATTCCCGGCCATTGGATCAGCCGACAATTTACGATCACGAACCCCAACAAGATTTTCCTCAACGGTGAAATGACCGAGCAGGCTCTCAAGAGTTTGACGACCTTTGAGGAACGTATGAAATTTGAAACGTTACTGCGGGAAACCCTCGGACTGGAAGCCCCGGAGGTGGAAGCTCAGGAGGAAAAAGTGCGCGATCGGGTGAAGGCGATCGCGAAGGATTATTCCCATCGGAGTGCCAATGCAATTAAAAACTGGATCGCCGACCTGTCTGGGGTGATCGCTTTTATCTTCATCCTGACGCGAGGCCAGGCACAGATCGAAGCGGTGAAGGGCTTTATTGACGAAATTGTCTATGGTTTGAGTGATAGTGCCAAGGCATTTATCATCATTCTGTTTACCGATGTCTTTGTCGGATTCCACTCTCCCCACGGTTGGGAAGTGATCTTGGAAGGCGTGTCCGAGCATTTGGGCATTCCACCCAGTCGTAATTTCATTTTCCTATTTATCGCGACATTCCCAGTGATTCTCGATACGATTTTCAAATATTGGATTTTCCGTTATCTCAACCGGATTTCACCGTCCGCAGTAGCAACCTATAAGGAAATGAATGAGTAG
- a CDS encoding recombinase family protein codes for MADQVFDRTSSPSRSHPAAPSRLAPSPAPGAPHHTETSPSDRPNAYWITGSSRSGKTQALIDQFCLWANGTRQSYPTLPTFPGVLVLSAIGDNRIDLADRLTAATQAQYPFRATTPLGFFEDEVVLFWSLLIEKLDLAAQFPLRLRPENEQELAQRLWQPAIDRAVGQTGIREAKLVRRLLDLMQLAALGGMALQDLPIVLTQGLGSQSTELPLPYDTVRDLLLQWRSWCLQRGLLTYSLVAELYGQVLLPDPLYREKLQSRYTALFADDVDEYPAIVRPLIEQFLDAHAPTVLTYNPNGGIRLGLGADPEYLASLRDRCQVIERSANPAASLLAEVGEAVIELAIAPTFFPPSLPNSIQSLQTGTRAQLLRQTSELILEGIQRGQVEPSDVAIIAPGLEPISRYALTNILTSQGVRVENLNEQRPLTSVAIVRGLLSLLTLVYPGLGRRIKRDAIAEMLGVLSLGAIDPVRAGLLADHCFEPHPETPRLLPSQVFARWDRLGYQASQAYEDLVQWIANQQAQLSQRMIATPVVLLDRAIQKFFQGGTHLPFEQVASLRELMETAQHYWEVEARLRLRDSRAQVEAQVEAQVQAQVEARIEAQPIARFIQLLRAGAVTANPFPVRPIGPARNAVTLATVFQYRSSRRSHRWQFWLDAGSPRWLSGVDSLFAAPLFLQGWSGHLWTVDDTQAANERRLQRILTDLLSCTQEQVVLCYSDLASNGQEQTGVLLSLVNAAAPIGLGDDRAVEAETIVIDR; via the coding sequence ATGGCAGATCAGGTGTTCGATCGTACAAGTTCTCCCTCCCGCTCCCATCCCGCTGCGCCTTCCAGACTGGCTCCATCCCCTGCACCGGGAGCCCCGCATCACACCGAGACCTCACCCAGCGATCGCCCTAACGCCTATTGGATTACCGGCTCTAGCCGTAGCGGCAAAACCCAAGCGCTGATCGATCAGTTTTGTTTATGGGCGAACGGGACTCGGCAGAGCTATCCGACGCTGCCCACCTTTCCAGGGGTGCTCGTGCTCTCGGCGATCGGAGACAACCGTATTGACTTGGCCGATCGGCTCACCGCTGCCACCCAGGCCCAGTATCCCTTCCGGGCCACCACGCCCCTCGGGTTCTTTGAAGATGAGGTGGTGCTGTTTTGGTCGTTGCTGATTGAGAAGCTGGACTTGGCGGCGCAATTCCCCCTGCGGCTGCGACCGGAGAACGAACAGGAATTGGCCCAACGGCTCTGGCAACCGGCTATCGATCGGGCGGTGGGTCAAACGGGCATCCGCGAAGCGAAGTTAGTCCGCCGCTTGCTGGATTTGATGCAATTGGCGGCCTTGGGCGGAATGGCGCTCCAGGATCTCCCGATCGTCCTGACCCAGGGGTTAGGCTCCCAATCCACCGAACTGCCCCTGCCCTACGACACCGTGCGGGATCTGCTGCTGCAATGGCGATCGTGGTGTTTGCAGCGCGGCCTGCTGACCTACAGCCTGGTTGCGGAACTCTACGGCCAAGTGCTGTTGCCCGATCCCCTCTACCGAGAGAAATTACAAAGCCGCTACACCGCCCTGTTCGCCGACGATGTGGATGAATATCCGGCGATCGTGCGGCCCCTGATAGAGCAGTTTCTGGACGCCCATGCACCTACAGTCCTGACCTATAACCCTAACGGGGGCATTCGCCTAGGGTTGGGGGCGGATCCGGAGTATTTGGCAAGCCTGCGCGATCGCTGCCAGGTAATTGAACGATCGGCAAATCCGGCGGCCTCTCTGCTGGCGGAGGTGGGTGAAGCGGTGATTGAACTGGCGATCGCGCCGACGTTTTTCCCGCCCAGCTTGCCCAACAGCATCCAGTCTCTGCAAACGGGAACCCGTGCCCAACTGCTGCGCCAAACCAGCGAGCTCATTCTAGAAGGCATCCAGCGGGGGCAGGTGGAACCGAGCGATGTGGCGATTATTGCCCCCGGTTTGGAACCGATTTCCCGCTATGCCTTGACCAATATTCTGACTAGCCAAGGGGTGCGGGTGGAGAATTTGAACGAACAGCGCCCACTGACCTCGGTGGCGATCGTGCGGGGCTTGCTGTCGCTGCTGACGCTGGTTTATCCCGGTTTGGGACGGCGGATCAAACGGGATGCGATCGCGGAAATGTTAGGGGTTTTGAGCTTGGGGGCGATCGATCCGGTGCGGGCGGGACTGCTGGCCGATCACTGCTTTGAACCCCATCCGGAAACGCCGCGTCTGTTGCCTAGCCAGGTGTTTGCCCGCTGGGATCGCCTGGGTTACCAAGCCAGCCAAGCCTACGAAGATCTGGTGCAGTGGATTGCGAATCAGCAAGCTCAACTGAGTCAGCGCATGATTGCGACGCCGGTGGTGCTGCTCGATCGGGCGATCCAAAAATTTTTCCAGGGGGGAACCCATCTGCCCTTTGAGCAGGTGGCCAGTTTGCGGGAGTTGATGGAAACAGCGCAGCACTATTGGGAGGTAGAAGCCCGACTGCGGTTAAGGGATTCCCGTGCCCAAGTTGAGGCTCAAGTCGAGGCTCAAGTTCAGGCTCAAGTCGAAGCCCGGATCGAGGCTCAACCCATTGCCCGGTTTATCCAACTGCTGCGGGCGGGGGCGGTGACGGCGAATCCCTTCCCCGTGCGTCCGATCGGCCCTGCCCGGAATGCTGTTACCCTGGCTACCGTGTTCCAGTACCGTTCCAGTCGCCGATCGCACCGTTGGCAGTTCTGGTTGGATGCGGGCAGTCCGCGCTGGCTGAGTGGGGTGGATTCGTTGTTTGCGGCTCCGTTGTTTTTGCAAGGTTGGTCGGGGCATCTCTGGACGGTGGATGACACCCAGGCGGCCAATGAACGGCGGTTGCAACGGATTCTCACCGATCTGCTGAGCTGCACCCAGGAGCAGGTGGTGCTTTGTTACAGTGACTTGGCTTCTAACGGTCAGGAACAGACGGGGGTATTGTTGTCGTTGGTCAATGCGGCGGCTCCGATCGGGCTGGGGGACGATCGGGCGGTTGAGGCAGAAACGATCGTGATCGATCGTTGA